The Populus alba chromosome 6, ASM523922v2, whole genome shotgun sequence genome contains a region encoding:
- the LOC118058205 gene encoding tetraspanin-15: MAENTNPTEALAMTIAEETTKTKKEVAGNTKSDEKVNQVKNYASIVSIITFVLSVLILASAIWLLYMKDYDCEELLWLPRLQIGIGIGLIFVSLISNIAVFLRSRFPVPGFFLVMVPLIVMLTMGLALVGANKLESRRLMATPKWFREKVRHNDNWENIKSCIYNTGTCDDLVSRSLNLKAFDFSIKKLSSIEVGSFIYSMHVIYICAYYFVTWKAGCCKPPSICQMEYVNATFWTKVEGAVDESQQQYSDCATWQNDQNILCYNCGSCRHGFVRVMESKWRNLGVLLILMGLLLIIAHLSLFVMVMWEHYN; this comes from the exons ATGGCAGAAAATACTAACCCTACAGAAGCTCTTGCAATGACGATAGCCGAAGAAACcaccaaaactaaaaaagaagtaGCGGGAAATACAAAGTCTGATGAGAAagtaaatcaagtaaaaaactaTGCAAGCATAGTATCGATTATCACCTTTGTTCTTTCTGTTCTGATCCTCGCCTCCGCTATCTGGTTGCTTTACATGAAAGATTACGATTGTGAGGAGCTCTTATGGCTACCAAGGTTACAGATTGGTATCGGCATTGGATTGATCTTTGTTTCCTTGATTAGCAACATTGCTGTGTTCCTGAGATCACGGTTTCCGGTGCCGGGATTCTTTCTAGTTATGGTGCCATTGATCGTGATGCTCACAATGGGACTTGCACTTGTGGGAGCTAACAAGCTGGAAAGCAGAAGATTGATGGCTACACCAAAGTGGTTCAGAGAAAAAGTTCGCCATAATGACAACTgggaaaatattaaatcatgcATCTACAATACTGGAACATGCGATGATTTGGTGTCCAGGTCGTTGAATCTCAAAGCATTTGATTTCAGTATCAAGAAATTATCATCCATAGAGGTAGGAAGTTTCATTTATAGCatgcatgttatatatatatgtgcttA TTATTTTGTTACATGGAAGGCCGGATGTTGCAAACCACCATCAATATGTCAAATGGAGTACGTGAATGCCACATTCTGGACAAAAGTTGAAGGGGCTGTGGATGAATCACAACAGCAATATAGCGACTGTGCTACATGGCAGAATGATCAAAATATCTTGTGTTACAACTGTGGATCTTGTAGACATGGTTTTGTGAGAGTAATGGAAAGCAAATGGAGGAATCTTGGCGTCCTACTTATCTTGATGGGCTTACTTCTTATTATTGCTCATCTATCATTATTCGTTATGGTTATGTGGGAGCACTACAATTGA
- the LOC118058225 gene encoding protein FLX-like 4 — protein MSARRHIPPTLEGRVIQAPGMMRHGPFPAGHRTSEPLSRSDLLEHRLAAQAADIEQLAGDNNRLVTSQMAMREDLAAAQQEVQRLKAHIRSIQTESDIQIRVLLDKIAKMEKDIRAGENVKKDLKQAHVEAQNLVKERQELATQIQQASHELQKIHTDVKSIPDLHAELENSRHELKRLRATFEYEKGLNIEKVEQMRAMEQNLMGMAREMENLRVDVLNAETRARAPNQYIGGYANPDGYGRPFVHMGVGPAGEGIIPYNSSNSVVSNVGFGGAAMSTTGGVAKWAGPFDPSHARG, from the exons ATGTCTGCAAGAAGGCATATTCCACCAACTTTAGAAGGGCGTGTTATCCAAGCACCTGGGATGATGCGTCATGGTCCATTTCCTGCTGGCCACCGTACATCAGAGCCACTCTCTCGTTCTGATCTTCTAGAGCATAGGCTTGCTGCTCAGGCTGCGGACATTGAACAACTTGCAGGGGATAATAATAGACTGGTTACTAGTCAGATGGCCATGAGGGAGGACCTTGCTGCTGCTCAGCAGGAAGTGCAAAGACTCAAGGCACATATTAGAAGCATCCAGACTGAAAGTGATATCCAGATCAGGGTTTTGctggataaaattgcaaaaatggaaaaagaCATCAGGGCTGGTGAGAACGTGAAAAAGGACCTCAAACAGGCACATGTGGAGGCACAGAACTTGGTCAAAGAAAGACAAGAGCTTGCTACACAAATCCAACAGGCTTCACACGAGTTGCAGAAAATCCACACTGATGTAAAGAGTATACCAGATTTGCATGCTGAGCTTGAGAATTCAAGGCATGAACTCAAGAGGTTAAG AGCTACATTCGAGTACGAAAAAGGATTAAATATAGAGAAGGTGGAGCAAATGCGAGCAATGGAACAGAATCTCATGGGGATGGCAAGAGAAATGGAAAATTTGCGCGTTGATGTCTTGAATGCTGAGACCAGAGCACGTG CTCCAAACCAATATATTGGTGGCTACGCAAATCCTGATGGATATGGGAGGCCTTTTGTTCACATGGGTGTTGGGCCAGCAGGGGAAGGGATAATTCCTTACAACAGTAGCAACAGTGTAGTGTCCAATGTTGGGTTTGGTGGTGCAGCAATGTCTACTACTGGTGGTGTTGCTAAATGGGCAGGGCCTTTTGATCCGTCGCATGCTCGGGGGTGA
- the LOC118058224 gene encoding uncharacterized protein, whose translation MGNLKCLVAILVLLVATSAVSESRVARKDLGLDLGGLGVGLGVGVGIGLGGGGSGSGAGAGSGSGSGSGSSSSSSSSSSSSSSSGSGGGSGAGSEAGSYAGSRAGSGSRNGRG comes from the coding sequence ATGGGCAATTTGAAGTGTTTAGTTGCAATTCTTGTTCTCCTTGTTGCAACTTCGGCTGTGAGTGAAAGCCGGGTTGCGAGAAAAGACTTGGGCCTGGACCTTGGAGGGCTAGGGGTAGGGCTGGGTGTTGGAGTGGGTATAGGGCTGGGTGGTGGTGGATCAGGCTCTGGTGCTGGAGCGGGTTCGGGTTCGGGCTCTGGGTCTGGGTCTAGTTCAAGTTCAAGCTCATCTTCTTCGTCAAGTTCTAGCTCCGGGTCGGGTGGTGGTTCTGGTGCTGGATCAGAAGCTGGTTCATATGCTGGTTCTAGGGCTGGCTCCGGTTCAAGAAATGGTCGGGGTTAA